The following proteins are encoded in a genomic region of Syngnathoides biaculeatus isolate LvHL_M chromosome 15, ASM1980259v1, whole genome shotgun sequence:
- the tmem260 gene encoding protein O-mannosyl-transferase TMEM260 isoform X4, producing MATEQRTSWILTGATVACVLALYVPCVQRTVPGGDSGELITTACELGVAHPPGYPLFTLLSRLTMCLLPTLSPAHSVNLMSSVLGAAACGTLCMTVCRLVGPGPGAVLAGGVFGVSRLSWQWSMVAEVFTLNNLFTGLLFLSAASFHLAKNVTERRKLSQWGALCCGLGLCNQHTLVLYVLAVIPWVFHRLHSHRELSLRSLLSMGVCFLLGFLPYIFLPFSSFVNSARWSWGDQTTMSGLLTHLLRAEYGTFSLAKTESSVNLTSLLKAQLDHCLVDLSLPIVALAGLGLLLSSTDRKYRSVAWLLTFMLLIYSFFFAWRANLDISRPLLLGVVERFWIQGDTIVCVLAGLGSSLTLNALERSLGHGGVWKTAAWVLATALLARMVHINHRECDQSSNSVVERFGRELLASFPADSIVLTRGDLPGNSLRYLHYCLDVRPDVHLVDQEMMTYNWYVGKLGPHLPGVHFPGRQWDTVHSTERDTFTLERFLIHNSQRDVFACIGLPDGDPSWGRSFSRWPFGVCDFLVPARRQFHPKEWAKRTHNLYNWSEPHNCFHSASWEHVANEEMWQAREDAGRGKI from the exons GAGAGCTGATCACCACTGCCTGTGAGCTGGGG GTGGCCCATCCTCCGGGATACCCGCTCTTCACTCTACTGTCTCGCCTGACGATGTGTCTTCTGCCCACACTCTCACCAGCCCACAGCGTCAACCTAATGAGCAGCGTGTTAGGGGCAGCGGCGTGTGGCACCCTCTGCATGACTGTATGCAG ACTGGTAGGTCCTGGTCCTGGAGCAGTACTGGCTGGAGGAGTCTTTGGCGTATCCAGGCTGAGTTGGCAATGGTCAATGGTTGCGGAGGTTTTCACCCTCAACAACCTATTCACGGGTCTGCTCTTCCTTTCTGCTGCCAGCTTTCACTTGGCTAAGAATGTAACGGAGAGGCGAAAG CTTTCACAATGGGGTGCGCTTTGCTGCGGGCTGGGACTCTGCAACCAGCATACCCTGGTGCTATATGTGCTTGCAGTCATCCCGTGGGTCTTCCATAGACTCCACTCACACAGG GAGCTGTCTCTGCGTAGCCTCCTGTCCATGGGAGTGTGTTTCCTGCTAGGTTTTCTGCCCTACATCTTCCTGCCTTTCTCCTCCTTCGTCAACTCAGCCCGTTGGAGCTGGGGGGACCAGACCACCATGTCAGGCCTGCTAACCCACCTGCTCAGAGCTGAGTATGGTACTTTTAGTCTG GCAAAGACGGAGAGCTCAGTGAACCTGACATCACTGCTGAA GGCCCAATTGGACCACTGCCTGGTGGACCTTTCTCTTCCTATTGTAGCTCTGGCGGGATTAGGCCTTCTTCTCTCCTCAACGGATAG AAAGTATCGTTCTGTGGCTTGGCTGCTAACGTTTATGCTGCTTATATACTCATTTTTCTTTGCTTGGAGGGCTAACTTGGATATCAGTAGACCTTTACTGCTGGGAGTG GTTGAGCGTTTTTGGATCCAAGGCGATACTATTGTTTGTGTGCTGGCTGGTCTTGGCTCCAGCCTGACCCTTAATGCGCTGGAGCGGAGTCTGGGCCACGGAGGGGTTTGGAAGACTGCAGCCTGGGTCCTCGCCACAGCTCTACTGGCACGCATGGTGCACATCAATCACAG GGAATGTGATCAGAGCAGCAACAGCGTGGTGGAACGGTTCGGCAGGGAGCTTTTGGCTTCCTTCCCGGCAGACTCCATCGTCCTGACCAGAGGAGATTTGCCGGGAAACTCCCTCCGCTACTTGCATTACTGTCTTGATGTACGGCCCGACGTGCACCTGGTCGACCAGGAG ATGATGACTTACAATTGGTATGTGGGAAAGCTGGGGCCTCACCTCCCAGGTGTGCACTTTCCCGGTCGCCAGTGGGACACGGTCCACTCCACGGAGAGAGACACCTTCACTTTGGAGCGCTTTCTGATCCACAACTCACA GAGGGATGTATTTGCCTGTATTGGGCTGCCTGACGGCGACCCGAGCTGGGGCCGTAGCTTCTCCCGCTGGCCTTTTGGTGTGTGTGACTTCTTGGTGCCTGCTCGGAGGCAGTTTCACCCCAAAGAGTGGGCGAAACGCACGCACAACCTTTACAACTGGAGCGAGCCACACAACTG tttccaCTCGGCATCCTGGGAGCATGTGGCTAATGAGGAGATGTGGCAAGCCAG